Part of the Streptomyces sp. NBC_00457 genome, GTTCGTGCGGATAGCTGCGCAGGGTGCGGTCGGGGTCGAGGCCGACCATCGTCAGCAGTTCATGCGGGCTACGGCGCCCTCCGCGTCGTACGACCTGCTTGAGCTGCGCGCGGATCGTCATCGCCGGGTTCAGGGACGACAGCGCGTCCTGGTAGATCATCGCCATCTCGTGGCCGAGCAGCTTGCGGCGCACGCGCATCGGCTCGGCGAGCAAGTCGCGCTGGTGGAAGCGGACTTGGCCCCGCACCCGGGCCCCCTTCGGCTCCAGGCCCATCACCGTCAGCGCGGTCAGCGACTTGCCGCAGCCCGACTCGCCCACCAGGCCGAGGACTTCACCGGGCTGCACCTCGAAGCTGATCCCGTCGACGATGTCCACGCCCTGGTGCCGGGCCGCGAAGCCGATGGCCAGGTTCTCCACGGCCAGCACCGGCTGAGCGCCGCCGGGCAGTGGCCGGGCCCGTGCCCGCAGCCGCGCCGCCGCCTCGGTCAGCCCCGGCAGCTGCACGATCTCCCCGCTGCCCGGCTCCGGCGCCTCCAGCCGGTCGTCCTCGTCGCGGACCTCGACCTCCCGCGCCGACGGTGCCGCCCACGCGTCGGAGACGCCCTCGGAGAGGATGTTCAGCGACAGCACGGTCACCAGCATCAGCAGCCCGGGGAAGACGGTCGCCCACCAGCCGCCGGTCAGCACCATGTTCTTGCCGTCCGCGATGACACTGCCCCAGGACGGGTCCGGCGGCCGGACGCCCGCGCCGATGAAGGACAGCGACGCCTCGAAGACGATGGCCTCGGCGACCTGGACGGTGCAGAACACCAGCACGGGCGCGGCGCAGTTGATGGCCACGTGCCGCCAGACGATGTGCGGGGTGCGGGCGCCGATCACCCGCTCGGCCGTCACATAGTCCTCCCCGTACTGATCGAGGACATTGGCCCGTACGACCCGTGCCACGGGCGGCGTGAACAGGAACGCGATCGCGCAGATGAGGACCGTGATGCCGCCGCCGAACACGGCGACCAGGACGGCGGCCAGCGCGATCCCCGGGAACGCCATCACCACGTCCAGGCAGCGCATCAGCGTCTCGTCGACGGCCTTGCGGGAGGTCGCCGCGATCGCGCCGACGAGCGCGCCCACGACGAGCGCGAGCCCGGTCGCGCCGAGCCCGATGGCGAGGGACCAGCGGGCGCCGTACATCAGCCGGCTCATGATGTCCCGGCCGAGGCTGTCCTGACCCATCCAGTGCTCGGCGGACGGATGACCGGTGCCGTCGACGGGCGGCTGCTGGTCGAGCGGGTCGTCCGGCGCGAGCAGCGGGGCGAACAGCGCCACCAGGACCACGACGGCCAGGAAGCAGACGGAGATCTTCGACAGCAGCGGCAGCCGGCGCCAGCCGCGCAGCCGGATGCCGGGCCGGGCTGGGGCGTGTGGCGAAAGTCCCGTCGTCCGCCCGGAGGGCGGGCCTGGCGGCGTCTGGTGCGTGCTCTCGGCGTGCCGGGCGGAAGCCCTCGTACTGGACGTACTTGGGCTTTCGCCCGGTGCGGCGAGTGGGGGTCCCCCCGGCCGGAGGCTGGGGGAGCGTGCCAGGCGTCGCCAGGCAGACGGGACTTTCGCCGCACGCCCCAGGGCGTCCGTGAGCCCCTTGCGCGTGAACATCAGGAGGCTTCCCTCAGTCGCGGGTTGACCAGCAGGTAGAGGATGTCGATCACGAGGTTGATGACGACGAAGCCGGTCGCGGTCGTCAGGACGACGCCCTGGACGACGGCCGGGTCGCCGTTCTTCACCGCGTCGATCATCAGCTTGCCCATGCCGGGCAGCGAGAAGATCGTCTCGATGACCACCGCGCCGCCGAGCAGATAGCCGACGCGCAGGCCGAGCACGGTGAGCGGATTGATCAGCGCGTTGCGCAGGACGTTCCGGCCGACCACGACGCGCGGCGGCAGACCGCTGCCGATCGCGGTGCGGACGTAGTCCTTGTCCAGCTCCTCGACCACGGACGTCCGGACGATGCGCGTGAGTTGGGCCGCCACCGGCAGGGACAGCGCGAGCGCCGGGAGCGTCATCGTCTTCAGCCAGCCGGTGAAGGAGTCCGCCGGGTTGATGTAGCCGCCGGTCGGGAACCAGCCCAGGTCGACCGCCAGGTACTGGATCATCAGCAGCGCCAGCCAGAAGCCGGGCGCCGCGACGCCGGTCAGTGACACGACCCGGATGATCTGGTCCGGCAGCCGGTCCCGGTAGATCGCCGCGGTCACGCCGCCGATCAGCGACAGCACCACCGCGATGCCCAGGCCCAGGAAGGTGAGCTGGAGGGTGAGCGGCAGCGCGGTCGTGACCTGGTCGATCACCGGCGCCCGGGTCAGTGCGCTGATGCCCATGTCGCCATGGAGCAGGGCGCCCACGAAGTCGACGTAGCGCACCGGGAGCGGGTCGAGCAGACCGTTCTCCTCACGGAACTCACGCAGTTGCTCGGGCGTCGGATTGGCGCCCTGGAAGAAGGCGGACGCCGGGTCGACGTCCGAGAACCGCATCACCAGGAACACGAACAGCACGATGCCGAGCATCAGCGGTACGAGCAGGGCGACACGGCGGGCCAGGATCCTGGCGATGGCGACCACGGACCAACTCCCGTACGACGTCGGTGACTAGACCCACTTGGCCTGAAGCAGGTTGATTCCGGGGTACGGCTGTGCCCTTATCCCGGCGAGTTCGTTGGGGTCCCAGGCGGTCATCAGCTCGTTGTGGACGACCGGGTAGAGCACGGCCTGTTCGGCGACGACGTCGATGTAGTCCTGGATCATCGTCTTCTTCCGGTCCCCGTCCGGCTCCCGGGTCGCCGCGTCCATGTCCTTGAAGAGCTTCTTGGCGACGGCGTTGTCCGCCCAGCGCGTGTACCCCATCCACAGGTTGGTGGGCCCGTAGTTGTAGTGCATGATCAGGTCGGCGTCGAGGCCGAACTGGTTGGGGTTCGAGGCGGCGGCGACGACCTGGTAGTCCTGCTTCTGGTCCATCTTGGTGAAGACGGCCGTGGTCTCCTGCGGATTGAGGGTCGTCTTCACGCCGATCGCGTCCCAGGACGCCTTGATGGTCGGCAGGCAGTCGACGATCCAACTCACGTTCACCGCAAGGATGTCGATCTTCAGCCCGCGGACCCCGGCCTGCTTCAGCAGCGCCTTCGCCTTGTCGGGGTCGTAGTCGTAGACCGTCTTCGCGCGCCGGTAACTGGGGTTGCCCTCGTTGAGGAAGGACGACGACGGCTTCCCGTGCCCCTTCAGCGCCACTTCCACCATCTTCTCGGTGTCGATGGCGTAGTGCAGCGCCTGCCTCACCCGCACGTCGTCGAAGGGCTTGTGCTTGGTGTTGAACATCAGGAACAGGTTGTTCATCCCGGCCCCGCCCGCGACCGTGAGCCCGCCGCTCTTGAGCTGGCCGATGTTGGCGTACGGGATGTTGTCGGCGATCTGCGCGCCCGCGCTGGCGCCGGAGATGCGGGCGACGCGCGGGGCGGCGTCCACGATCGTCAGCCAGTTCATCTTCTGGAAGGTGGCCTTGCGCGGGCCGTTGTAGTCGGCGTACGCCTCGAAGGTGGTGTTGGACTTCGGGTGGTGCGCGGTCTGCCGGTACGGTCCCGAGCCGATCGCCTTGCCCCTGATCGCGTCGTCGAAGGCACCCGGCTGCGAGAACACGTGCTTCGGCATGATCTTGGCGAGGGTGAGCCGCGAAATCCCTTCCGGGAAGGGGAACTTGAGCACCAACTCGACGTTCTGCGCGTCGATCTTCCGGACTTCCTTCAGCCAGCTCGCGAAGAACCCCTTGGCCAGGGTCTGGGTCTTCGGGTCGAGGATCCGGTCGAAGACGAACACCACGTCGTCGGCGGTGACCGGCTTCCCGTCGTGGAAGGTGGCCCCCGCCCGCAGCGTGAACTTCCAGGACGTGCTGTTCGGGTCGCCCGGCACCTGCGTCGCGAGCGCCGCGTACGGCTCGCGGGAGATCGGGTCGGTGTCGAGCAGCCCTTCGTAGATGTGGTTGTTGGCGGCCATGCAGAACGCCGACGCGGTCTGCATGGGATCCCAGCTGCCGTCGTTGCCATAGCCGATGACCGCGGTCAGAGTGCGGTTCTTGCCGCTGCCGCCGGTGTCATTGGTCGACTCCGGGCCCGATGAACAGGCCGACAGCGACGCGGTGACGGCGGCGGACGCTCCCAGCGCGCCGGTGTACTTCAGGAACGTCCGGCGATGCAGCGCCGGCATGTCGTCGGTCACGTCGCGCACGGTTCCTCCAGCGAGATGAGG contains:
- a CDS encoding dipeptide/oligopeptide/nickel ABC transporter permease/ATP-binding protein; its protein translation is MFTRKGLTDALGRAAKVPSAWRRLARSPSLRPGGPPLAAPGESPSTSSTRASARHAESTHQTPPGPPSGRTTGLSPHAPARPGIRLRGWRRLPLLSKISVCFLAVVVLVALFAPLLAPDDPLDQQPPVDGTGHPSAEHWMGQDSLGRDIMSRLMYGARWSLAIGLGATGLALVVGALVGAIAATSRKAVDETLMRCLDVVMAFPGIALAAVLVAVFGGGITVLICAIAFLFTPPVARVVRANVLDQYGEDYVTAERVIGARTPHIVWRHVAINCAAPVLVFCTVQVAEAIVFEASLSFIGAGVRPPDPSWGSVIADGKNMVLTGGWWATVFPGLLMLVTVLSLNILSEGVSDAWAAPSAREVEVRDEDDRLEAPEPGSGEIVQLPGLTEAAARLRARARPLPGGAQPVLAVENLAIGFAARHQGVDIVDGISFEVQPGEVLGLVGESGCGKSLTALTVMGLEPKGARVRGQVRFHQRDLLAEPMRVRRKLLGHEMAMIYQDALSSLNPAMTIRAQLKQVVRRGGRRSPHELLTMVGLDPDRTLRSYPHELSGGQRQRVLIAMALSRDPKLIVADEPTTALDVTVQAQIMELLLRLREELGFALILVSHDLALIADITDRVVVMYGGQIVETGVTADLVEAPAHHYTRGLLGSVLSLESAAERMTQVKGVVPSPADFPAGCRFADRCPRASEVCRTTAPVLAGTRTHTAACHHPAVDLMDVEVAQ
- a CDS encoding ABC transporter permease; translation: MVAIARILARRVALLVPLMLGIVLFVFLVMRFSDVDPASAFFQGANPTPEQLREFREENGLLDPLPVRYVDFVGALLHGDMGISALTRAPVIDQVTTALPLTLQLTFLGLGIAVVLSLIGGVTAAIYRDRLPDQIIRVVSLTGVAAPGFWLALLMIQYLAVDLGWFPTGGYINPADSFTGWLKTMTLPALALSLPVAAQLTRIVRTSVVEELDKDYVRTAIGSGLPPRVVVGRNVLRNALINPLTVLGLRVGYLLGGAVVIETIFSLPGMGKLMIDAVKNGDPAVVQGVVLTTATGFVVINLVIDILYLLVNPRLREAS
- a CDS encoding ABC transporter substrate-binding protein — its product is MRDVTDDMPALHRRTFLKYTGALGASAAVTASLSACSSGPESTNDTGGSGKNRTLTAVIGYGNDGSWDPMQTASAFCMAANNHIYEGLLDTDPISREPYAALATQVPGDPNSTSWKFTLRAGATFHDGKPVTADDVVFVFDRILDPKTQTLAKGFFASWLKEVRKIDAQNVELVLKFPFPEGISRLTLAKIMPKHVFSQPGAFDDAIRGKAIGSGPYRQTAHHPKSNTTFEAYADYNGPRKATFQKMNWLTIVDAAPRVARISGASAGAQIADNIPYANIGQLKSGGLTVAGGAGMNNLFLMFNTKHKPFDDVRVRQALHYAIDTEKMVEVALKGHGKPSSSFLNEGNPSYRRAKTVYDYDPDKAKALLKQAGVRGLKIDILAVNVSWIVDCLPTIKASWDAIGVKTTLNPQETTAVFTKMDQKQDYQVVAAASNPNQFGLDADLIMHYNYGPTNLWMGYTRWADNAVAKKLFKDMDAATREPDGDRKKTMIQDYIDVVAEQAVLYPVVHNELMTAWDPNELAGIRAQPYPGINLLQAKWV